Proteins encoded in a region of the Elizabethkingia bruuniana genome:
- a CDS encoding tetratricopeptide repeat protein, with amino-acid sequence MEEFFENEAVKRFEDMLENNEEVFFDTEEYEDIISYYLEIGDYQYAETAIKYAQKLYPDSVNIKVRRLEFLLEKEDNANAKILMKELAGIADDNLDFMICCAKYYSNMGNPRKAIDLCEKALEKEEDEDFVHNFIADEYKNLDDPFSALKHYKLALNFEPNDEYALESIMLCYTEMNRNEEALTFINDYLDNYPFSETAWYEYGIFHFNKKNYQEAIKGFDYLLAINPNSMAVYTNKAACYEALNEWEKAIETYIDSQEYEFTKSYSFYKIGQCYQKMEQLIPALNALQKSLHEDPQFHPAMIAISDIYEELGNLNEAAHFALEASRLSENNLDIQKKLAFLYISLGKLEEALICLKKMAETEPGRFYNWYAYTEVLMLVGDYDKAEEKLLTALKRHQRAELYYQLSNCYFNLKRDTEARAALDQALRLDPTLMKDMQMKYPYIDAEIEKERSKTK; translated from the coding sequence TTGGAAGAATTTTTTGAAAATGAAGCTGTAAAACGCTTCGAGGATATGCTAGAGAATAATGAAGAGGTGTTTTTCGATACTGAAGAATACGAGGACATTATTTCTTATTATCTGGAAATCGGCGACTATCAGTATGCCGAAACAGCTATTAAGTATGCACAGAAACTTTATCCGGATTCAGTTAATATAAAAGTTCGCAGATTGGAATTTCTTCTTGAAAAAGAAGATAATGCAAATGCGAAAATTCTAATGAAGGAATTAGCGGGTATAGCAGACGATAATCTAGACTTTATGATCTGTTGTGCCAAATATTATTCCAACATGGGGAATCCGAGAAAGGCGATTGATCTGTGTGAAAAAGCTCTGGAAAAAGAAGAAGACGAAGATTTCGTTCATAACTTCATTGCGGACGAATATAAGAATCTGGATGATCCTTTCTCTGCATTAAAACATTATAAGCTCGCGCTAAATTTCGAGCCAAATGATGAATATGCTCTGGAAAGCATCATGCTTTGTTATACCGAAATGAATAGGAATGAAGAAGCCCTGACTTTTATTAATGATTATCTGGACAATTATCCATTCTCTGAAACCGCATGGTACGAGTATGGAATTTTCCATTTCAATAAAAAGAACTATCAGGAAGCGATTAAAGGATTTGATTACCTGTTGGCGATTAATCCTAACTCTATGGCCGTTTATACCAACAAAGCAGCTTGTTATGAAGCTCTAAACGAATGGGAGAAGGCGATAGAAACATATATTGATTCACAGGAATACGAGTTTACCAAATCTTATTCTTTTTATAAGATAGGACAGTGTTACCAGAAAATGGAGCAGTTGATCCCTGCACTCAATGCTTTACAAAAGAGCTTACACGAGGATCCTCAGTTCCATCCGGCAATGATTGCCATTTCGGATATTTATGAAGAACTGGGTAATCTGAATGAAGCTGCACATTTTGCACTGGAAGCATCCAGACTTAGTGAGAATAATCTGGACATACAAAAGAAGCTTGCATTTCTGTATATCAGCTTGGGAAAACTGGAAGAAGCTCTTATTTGCTTGAAGAAAATGGCAGAAACAGAGCCCGGAAGATTCTATAACTGGTATGCCTATACAGAAGTATTAATGTTGGTAGGTGACTATGATAAGGCTGAAGAAAAACTTTTGACAGCCTTGAAAAGGCATCAGAGAGCAGAACTGTACTATCAGCTAAGTAATTGCTATTTTAATCTGAAAAGAGATACAGAGGCCAGAGCAGCTTTAGATCAGGCATTAAGACTGGATCCGACTTTAATGAAAGATATGCAGATGAAATATCCTTACATAGACGCTGAAATAGAAAAAGAGCGCTCTAAAACGAAATAA
- the glmM gene encoding phosphoglucosamine mutase — MSLIKSISGIRGTIGGKTGDNLTPLDIVKFASAFGAWLQQKNNKKDITLVVGRDARISGKIVSNLASSTLQSLGINVIDLGLSTTPTVEVMVPELNADGGIIFTASHNPKEWNALKLLNEKGEFINAQDGADVLDIAEKEAFEYIDVDHLGNYSENNEGIQIHIDKVLELPEVIPGIVREKRYKIVLDAVNSTGGIAIPKLLERMGCDVVKLYCEPNGQFPHNPEPLKEHLSEICELVVKEKADLGIVVDPDVDRLALVDENGELFGEEYTLVAVADYILRNKKGVAISNLSSSRALRDVAKSLDSEYFASAVGEVNVVNLMKEKGAVIGGEGNGGIIFPELHYGRDSLVGVALFLTHLAQQDKSVAELRATYPDYYMGKKKIELTPEIDVDKLLEKVKKEFKKEDISTVDGVKIDFPTNWVHLRKSNTEPIIRIYTEASSQEEADKLADDMIAKIKSLI, encoded by the coding sequence ATGTCATTAATTAAGAGTATTTCTGGAATTAGAGGGACAATAGGAGGTAAAACAGGAGATAATTTAACTCCTCTGGATATCGTGAAATTTGCGTCTGCATTCGGAGCATGGCTTCAGCAGAAGAACAACAAAAAAGACATTACTTTAGTTGTTGGGCGAGACGCAAGGATATCCGGTAAGATTGTTTCTAATCTTGCATCTTCTACACTACAGTCCTTAGGGATTAATGTAATAGATTTAGGCCTTAGTACAACTCCTACAGTAGAAGTTATGGTGCCGGAGCTTAATGCAGACGGCGGGATTATCTTTACAGCAAGCCATAATCCTAAAGAATGGAATGCTCTGAAGCTTTTGAATGAAAAAGGAGAGTTCATCAATGCTCAGGATGGAGCAGATGTTTTGGACATTGCAGAGAAAGAAGCTTTTGAATATATTGACGTAGATCACTTAGGAAATTACTCAGAAAACAATGAAGGAATACAAATCCACATAGACAAAGTGTTGGAGCTTCCTGAAGTTATCCCGGGTATCGTAAGAGAAAAAAGATATAAAATAGTACTGGATGCAGTAAACTCCACAGGAGGAATTGCAATTCCAAAGCTACTGGAAAGAATGGGATGTGATGTAGTAAAACTGTATTGCGAACCAAACGGACAATTTCCCCACAACCCTGAACCATTAAAAGAACATCTTTCAGAAATCTGTGAACTTGTTGTAAAAGAAAAAGCTGATCTTGGAATCGTTGTAGATCCGGATGTTGACAGATTGGCACTTGTAGATGAGAATGGCGAGCTTTTTGGTGAAGAATATACATTGGTTGCAGTTGCAGATTATATCCTTAGAAACAAAAAAGGAGTAGCAATTTCTAACCTTTCATCGAGTAGAGCGTTGAGAGACGTTGCTAAATCACTGGATTCAGAATACTTTGCATCTGCAGTAGGAGAAGTGAATGTTGTGAATCTGATGAAAGAAAAAGGAGCTGTAATCGGAGGAGAAGGTAACGGTGGAATTATATTCCCTGAATTGCATTATGGTAGAGACTCTTTAGTTGGTGTAGCATTATTCTTAACCCACTTAGCACAACAGGATAAATCAGTTGCAGAACTTAGAGCAACATATCCGGATTACTATATGGGGAAAAAGAAAATTGAATTAACCCCGGAAATCGATGTAGACAAACTTCTTGAGAAAGTAAAAAAAGAATTCAAAAAAGAAGATATATCTACTGTAGATGGTGTTAAAATAGACTTTCCAACGAACTGGGTTCACCTTCGTAAGTCAAACACAGAACCTATTATCAGAATCTATACTGAAGCATCTTCTCAGGAAGAAGCAGACAAGTTGGCTGATGATATGATTGCTAAAATAAAAAGCTTAATTTAG
- the feoB gene encoding ferrous iron transport protein B — MENKKKSTRILLVGNPNVGKSTIFNQLCNRNQKTGNYSGVTVSSLKGEYIYKENKVEVIDLPGTYSVYPTSEDEVICVEYLINERSNYDGVLYVADALNFKRSLLLFEQIRDLGIPVIMVANQIDEAEKRGYSLDVQKLSEETGVTVNVTNAKKNSGIDAVRESIHLNKFTVAEEALFQVPAEHKSKIEEVVQKTGDKNLYKAWFQLSSTRKYVSGQHHVFQNDTNTEIKGIVPKRLQTQETLRRYDNIDQIIDKVRSKRTMLKDLLTEKLDRLMVHKFWGYVLFLVVLLIIFQSVFFLAEYPKGWIEDLFTWFSSLAATYLPEGPLNSLIAEGVLPGIGGIVVFAPQIGILMYFLYIMEDSGYMARVIFLMDRLLRPFGLNGKSIIPLVSGTACAIPAIMSARNIENTKERLITILVTPFMTCSARLPIYSIIITLVIPDEYILGIGYRALALLAMYMLGFVTALVFSFFLKKGIKNTNKSFLILDLPTYKMPLWGYNFKMALLKAWGFITGAGKVIFAVSIIIWFLSYFGPHDKFDITSHKSNVELNDSYLALMGKSIEPAISPLGYDWKMGVGILTSFAAREVFVGTMSTLYSLGDGAEDGRLIDKMKADKKADGTPLFTLATGVSILVFYAFAMQCISTIAIVYKETGSKKWTFIQLIGMSGLAYFASLFVFQILK, encoded by the coding sequence ATGGAAAATAAAAAAAAATCCACCAGAATTTTATTGGTTGGAAACCCAAACGTAGGTAAGTCTACCATTTTTAATCAGTTATGTAACCGTAATCAAAAAACGGGAAACTATTCAGGTGTAACAGTCTCCAGCCTAAAAGGAGAATATATTTATAAAGAAAATAAGGTTGAAGTAATTGACCTTCCGGGAACCTACAGTGTTTATCCTACTTCTGAGGATGAAGTTATCTGCGTAGAATATCTGATTAACGAAAGAAGCAACTATGACGGTGTGTTGTATGTTGCCGATGCTCTGAATTTTAAGAGGAGTTTGTTGTTGTTTGAACAAATCAGAGATTTGGGGATACCGGTAATAATGGTAGCTAATCAGATTGATGAAGCCGAAAAAAGAGGTTATTCTCTGGATGTACAGAAGTTATCTGAAGAAACAGGAGTAACTGTAAATGTCACCAATGCCAAGAAAAATAGTGGTATAGATGCTGTAAGAGAAAGTATACATCTCAATAAATTTACTGTTGCAGAAGAAGCTCTTTTTCAGGTTCCGGCTGAACACAAGAGCAAAATTGAAGAAGTAGTACAAAAAACAGGCGATAAGAACTTGTATAAAGCATGGTTCCAGCTTTCTTCCACCAGAAAATATGTAAGCGGACAACATCATGTTTTTCAGAATGATACTAATACAGAGATAAAAGGAATTGTTCCGAAACGTTTGCAGACACAGGAAACGTTGCGTCGTTATGATAATATAGATCAGATAATAGATAAAGTAAGATCTAAAAGAACAATGCTGAAGGATTTACTTACCGAAAAGCTAGATCGTCTGATGGTGCATAAATTCTGGGGATATGTTCTTTTCCTGGTTGTTCTTTTGATTATTTTCCAGAGTGTATTCTTTCTTGCGGAATATCCAAAAGGATGGATTGAGGATTTATTTACATGGTTCTCCTCTCTTGCAGCAACTTATTTACCAGAAGGACCTTTGAACAGTCTTATTGCAGAAGGTGTTCTCCCTGGAATTGGTGGTATAGTTGTTTTTGCACCACAGATCGGAATATTAATGTACTTCCTGTACATTATGGAAGATAGTGGCTATATGGCCAGAGTAATCTTTTTAATGGACAGATTACTGCGACCATTTGGCCTAAATGGTAAAAGTATTATTCCGCTTGTTTCAGGTACAGCTTGTGCAATTCCGGCAATTATGTCTGCCAGAAACATTGAAAACACTAAAGAAAGACTTATTACAATCCTTGTAACACCTTTTATGACGTGCTCTGCAAGACTTCCGATTTACAGTATTATTATAACATTGGTAATTCCGGATGAATATATTTTAGGAATAGGTTACAGGGCTTTAGCATTGCTGGCAATGTATATGCTGGGATTTGTTACAGCGTTGGTATTCTCTTTCTTCCTGAAAAAAGGGATTAAGAATACAAACAAAAGTTTCCTGATCCTGGATTTGCCAACCTATAAAATGCCTTTATGGGGATATAACTTCAAAATGGCTTTACTGAAAGCCTGGGGGTTCATTACGGGAGCTGGAAAAGTTATTTTTGCTGTTAGTATTATTATATGGTTCCTTAGCTATTTCGGACCGCATGATAAATTTGATATAACATCACATAAGTCTAATGTAGAGCTGAATGACTCTTATTTAGCACTTATGGGAAAGAGCATAGAGCCTGCTATCAGTCCTCTTGGCTATGACTGGAAAATGGGTGTAGGAATTCTGACTTCATTTGCTGCCAGAGAAGTTTTCGTAGGGACAATGTCTACGCTATATTCTCTTGGGGATGGAGCAGAAGACGGAAGATTGATTGATAAAATGAAAGCTGATAAGAAAGCAGACGGGACTCCATTATTTACATTGGCTACCGGAGTATCTATTCTTGTTTTCTATGCATTTGCTATGCAGTGTATCAGTACAATTGCTATTGTTTATAAAGAGACAGGAAGCAAAAAATGGACATTTATTCAGCTGATAGGAATGTCTGGTTTGGCGTATTTTGCATCGTTATTTGTATTTCAGATACTAAAATAA
- a CDS encoding FeoA family protein: MDRTGIIVDYDNNNMEMPGKIIEMGLLPNTPFRILYQAPFGGPLYVEYGEERSKVALREEEARYIIVEELADGK, encoded by the coding sequence ATGGACAGAACTGGAATTATTGTCGATTATGACAATAACAATATGGAAATGCCCGGTAAAATTATTGAAATGGGACTTTTGCCTAATACGCCTTTCAGGATATTATATCAGGCTCCGTTTGGAGGTCCCCTGTATGTAGAATATGGAGAAGAACGCTCCAAAGTGGCATTACGGGAAGAAGAAGCTAGATATATTATTGTGGAAGAATTAGCAGATGGAAAATAA
- a CDS encoding mechanosensitive ion channel family protein — translation MELTLKEILEYHIFALGQYSLTVYQLISSAVIVLVGLGIVRVFKSLIYKSEKIDVGKKFAFAQILKYIIIVFTAILAFRTLGVDVSPLLLGGSVILVGIGLGLQNLFLDFISGVIILLDRSIKVDDVVEIENVVGKVQQINIRTSTILTRDNKSMIIPNSILTKNKIVNMSYDDDVANFGIVIGVGYDSDVNLVMKLMLDAAKEHPEVFQERPAVARLSNFGDSSLDFSLFFNSRYLFKAEAIKSDLRLSILNKFKENNIDIPFPIRTLYTPDLQKQGQNQ, via the coding sequence ATGGAGTTAACATTAAAAGAAATCTTAGAGTACCACATTTTTGCACTAGGGCAATATTCATTAACCGTGTATCAGCTGATATCATCAGCTGTTATTGTTTTAGTAGGTTTAGGAATTGTACGCGTATTTAAATCACTTATTTATAAATCCGAAAAAATTGATGTCGGTAAAAAGTTCGCTTTTGCTCAGATTTTAAAATACATTATTATTGTTTTTACTGCTATATTGGCATTCAGAACGTTAGGTGTAGATGTTTCTCCGCTTTTACTTGGAGGAAGTGTTATACTAGTGGGTATTGGTCTTGGTTTACAAAACCTGTTTCTGGATTTTATCTCCGGAGTTATTATCCTTTTGGACAGAAGTATAAAAGTTGATGATGTTGTAGAGATTGAAAATGTTGTAGGGAAAGTTCAGCAGATTAATATCCGTACGTCCACCATCCTTACGAGAGATAATAAAAGTATGATTATCCCGAATTCTATTCTGACAAAGAATAAGATCGTAAACATGTCGTATGACGATGATGTTGCCAATTTTGGGATTGTTATAGGGGTAGGATATGATTCCGATGTTAATCTGGTTATGAAACTAATGCTGGATGCGGCTAAAGAACATCCTGAGGTTTTTCAAGAAAGGCCAGCGGTAGCCCGTTTGTCTAACTTTGGGGATTCCTCATTAGACTTTAGCTTGTTTTTTAATTCAAGATATTTATTTAAAGCCGAAGCCATTAAGAGTGATTTAAGACTTTCAATTCTTAATAAGTTCAAAGAGAATAATATAGATATTCCTTTCCCAATCCGGACGTTATATACCCCGGATCTCCAGAAGCAGGGGCAAAATCAGTAA
- a CDS encoding carboxy terminal-processing peptidase produces MFKKFFGFNKLLLLSSLGTLIFCFNSPQNDDEKMQTIMVSVSNTLSYLSYNAKPINDAYSQDVYKEYFEKLDPSKKYFLQSDMDEFAKYKTKLDDYLKTGDISFFKLTNDRYLQRLADIEKMSQDIFAKPINLDEDEDIIMEPKLKKNPTNQKEMYAEWKKFIKYNILQEMQTLNEKEESQKKKKDSAIAKKQKDTIKYEPLTLEQKKVKATGEIKDLVSSMFNRIKKRKKMDWFSASYMNSYTEVFDPHTNYFSPKDKEDFDANFSGKIIGIGAQISEKKGRLFIGPLVIGAPAWKSKQVSEGDEVLKVKSDPKKEAVNVVGMLVDEAVRLIRGAKGSEVTLTLRKKDGSVKEVKLIREEVEMEDTFAKSIVVNSPNGKKYGFIYLPSFNADFNDSKGRNASTDVKNEITKLKAQNVEGIILDLRNNGGGSLTEVVDIMGLFMNSGPVVQVRSQDGKIQVLKNKNNAPVWTGPLVLMQNELSASASEILTGAIQDYKRGVILGAPHSFGKGTVQTFVSLNRFLNTNDDYGDLKLTIQKFYRISGNSTQLEGVKSDVVMDDYFTYDEIGEKYDEHALPWDQIKSSDYKPLNTIDMAGIVKRSTERIKANKPYQLLVESAKWRQALGKEETVTLNQTKFFELMKKRKEELKKFESLTKYDNGLQFTQYQSEIERMKKDEAFSVKSKNWIKNLKRDLYLQEAMNVISEIK; encoded by the coding sequence ATGTTTAAAAAATTCTTTGGTTTTAATAAACTACTGCTGTTGTCCTCATTAGGGACACTTATTTTTTGTTTTAATTCCCCGCAAAATGATGACGAAAAGATGCAGACCATTATGGTCAGCGTAAGCAATACGCTGTCGTATCTTAGTTATAATGCGAAGCCAATCAACGATGCATATTCTCAGGATGTTTATAAAGAATATTTTGAAAAGTTAGATCCAAGCAAAAAGTACTTTTTGCAGTCTGATATGGATGAGTTTGCAAAATATAAAACAAAGTTGGATGATTACCTTAAAACAGGTGATATCTCCTTCTTTAAACTTACTAATGATAGATACCTTCAGAGGCTTGCAGATATAGAAAAGATGTCACAGGATATCTTTGCAAAACCTATCAATCTGGATGAGGATGAAGATATTATCATGGAGCCGAAGCTTAAAAAGAATCCGACAAACCAGAAAGAAATGTATGCAGAATGGAAGAAGTTTATTAAATATAATATTCTTCAGGAGATGCAGACTCTAAATGAGAAAGAGGAATCGCAAAAAAAGAAAAAGGATTCGGCAATTGCTAAAAAGCAAAAAGATACCATAAAGTATGAGCCACTAACACTGGAGCAAAAGAAAGTAAAAGCAACTGGTGAAATCAAAGATCTTGTTTCCAGTATGTTTAACAGAATCAAAAAAAGAAAGAAAATGGACTGGTTCTCTGCTTCTTATATGAATTCTTATACAGAAGTATTTGATCCGCATACCAACTATTTCTCTCCAAAAGATAAAGAAGACTTCGATGCTAACTTTAGTGGTAAGATTATCGGAATTGGAGCACAGATTTCGGAAAAGAAAGGTCGATTATTTATTGGACCACTGGTAATTGGAGCCCCTGCTTGGAAATCTAAACAGGTAAGCGAAGGAGATGAAGTTCTAAAAGTAAAATCGGATCCTAAGAAAGAAGCTGTAAACGTTGTAGGGATGCTTGTAGATGAAGCGGTACGTTTAATCCGTGGGGCTAAGGGATCTGAAGTAACACTAACGCTTAGAAAGAAAGATGGTTCTGTAAAAGAAGTTAAGCTAATCCGCGAGGAAGTAGAAATGGAAGATACATTTGCTAAAAGTATCGTTGTAAACTCTCCGAACGGTAAGAAATACGGATTTATATACCTGCCAAGCTTCAATGCTGATTTTAACGACTCTAAAGGAAGAAATGCTTCTACAGACGTTAAGAACGAAATTACAAAGCTAAAAGCTCAGAATGTAGAGGGTATTATTCTGGATCTTAGAAACAACGGCGGTGGATCTTTAACTGAGGTTGTGGATATTATGGGGCTATTTATGAATAGCGGACCAGTAGTACAGGTAAGAAGCCAGGACGGGAAAATTCAGGTTCTGAAAAATAAAAACAATGCACCTGTATGGACAGGACCATTGGTACTGATGCAAAATGAACTTTCTGCTTCAGCTTCCGAGATTTTAACCGGTGCAATTCAGGATTATAAAAGAGGAGTAATCTTAGGTGCCCCACATTCATTTGGAAAAGGAACGGTACAGACTTTTGTTTCTCTTAACAGGTTCCTGAATACCAATGATGATTACGGAGATCTGAAACTTACGATTCAGAAGTTTTACCGAATCAGCGGAAATTCTACTCAGCTTGAAGGTGTAAAATCTGATGTTGTAATGGATGACTACTTTACATACGATGAAATTGGAGAAAAATATGATGAGCATGCATTACCATGGGATCAGATAAAATCTTCAGATTACAAGCCTCTGAATACAATTGACATGGCTGGTATCGTAAAAAGAAGTACAGAAAGAATTAAGGCAAACAAACCATATCAGCTATTAGTAGAATCTGCAAAATGGCGTCAGGCACTTGGTAAAGAAGAAACAGTTACGCTCAATCAGACTAAATTCTTTGAATTAATGAAAAAGAGAAAAGAAGAATTGAAGAAGTTTGAATCTTTAACCAAGTACGATAATGGATTGCAGTTTACTCAGTATCAGAGTGAAATAGAACGTATGAAAAAAGACGAAGCTTTCTCTGTAAAAAGTAAAAACTGGATTAAAAATCTTAAACGAGATTTATATCTTCAGGAGGCGATGAATGTCATATCTGAAATCAAATAA
- the surE gene encoding 5'/3'-nucleotidase SurE → MKKPLILVTNDDGITAPGIRNLISFMNEIGDVVVVAPDSPQSGKGHAITINSTLTYEEISMEGPQKDYSLSGTPVDCVKFALDKILTRKPDLVVSGINHGANSSINVIYSGTMSAAVEAGVEGLQAIGFSLLDFSWDADFSQAKTFIQNIVKKVLENPIPKGIVLNVNIPKLPAEEIKGIKVCKQANAKWEESFDERVNPHGKKYYWLSGYFNNMDKSEDADETALSDGYISVVPVKFDLTAYEYLKDLQNVLTF, encoded by the coding sequence ATGAAAAAACCATTGATTCTGGTTACCAATGATGACGGAATAACTGCTCCGGGAATTCGTAATCTTATAAGCTTTATGAATGAAATTGGAGATGTTGTTGTAGTTGCTCCGGATTCTCCACAAAGTGGAAAAGGACATGCTATTACGATCAATTCTACATTAACCTATGAAGAAATTAGCATGGAGGGACCGCAAAAAGATTATTCATTAAGCGGAACTCCTGTAGATTGTGTAAAATTTGCACTGGATAAAATACTTACCCGAAAACCTGATCTTGTTGTATCGGGAATTAATCACGGGGCAAACTCTTCTATCAATGTAATCTATTCCGGGACAATGTCTGCTGCTGTTGAAGCAGGAGTTGAAGGTTTGCAGGCCATTGGCTTTTCTTTATTAGACTTCAGTTGGGATGCCGATTTTTCTCAGGCAAAAACTTTTATACAAAACATTGTAAAAAAAGTCTTAGAAAATCCTATTCCAAAAGGAATTGTGCTGAATGTAAACATTCCGAAATTACCTGCTGAAGAAATAAAAGGAATAAAAGTTTGCAAGCAGGCGAATGCTAAATGGGAAGAAAGCTTTGATGAAAGAGTAAACCCACACGGTAAAAAATATTATTGGTTATCTGGTTATTTCAATAATATGGACAAATCCGAAGATGCGGATGAAACAGCTCTTTCTGATGGTTATATATCTGTTGTTCCTGTTAAATTTGACCTTACAGCCTACGAATATCTAAAAGATTTACAGAATGTTTTAACGTTCTAA
- a CDS encoding radical SAM protein — MPVRNYTYYDYTTSLCPDCLKRVGAKIIIENDEVFMTKRCPDHGFFKTKIATDVHYYKNIRNYNKASEMPLHFGTDVAYGCPYDCGLCVDHEQHSCLSIVEVTDRCNLTCPTCYAMSSPHYGSHRSLEEIEAMFDVIVKNEGEPDVVQISGGEPTIHPEFFKIMDIAKSKPIKHLMLNTNGVRIANDPGFAEKLATYAPEFEVYLQFDSFKPEVLQDFRGKDLTDVRIKALEKLNELNLSTTLVVVLQQGKNVDEIGKIIDFALKQKCVRGITFQPVEIAGRNRDDSAHEKITLTEVRQEILNQFPVLNSDDIIPVPCNPDALAMGYILKLQGEIIPLTRYINPADLLNNESKNTIVYEQDEGLKMQLIDIFSTGISVDKVQPKVNQLLCCLPEVCAPEMEYENLFRIIIMNFMDAHDFDVRAVKKSCVHIVNKDLKLIPFETMNLFYRDQKQEYLEELRKDTRVLF, encoded by the coding sequence ATGCCAGTTAGAAATTATACTTATTACGATTATACGACAAGTCTTTGCCCGGACTGTTTGAAAAGAGTCGGAGCGAAAATAATCATTGAAAATGATGAAGTTTTTATGACTAAAAGATGTCCGGATCATGGTTTTTTTAAAACTAAGATTGCTACGGATGTTCATTATTATAAAAACATCAGAAACTATAATAAAGCATCAGAAATGCCACTGCATTTTGGGACAGATGTAGCCTATGGATGCCCGTACGATTGTGGGTTGTGTGTAGACCACGAACAACACAGTTGTCTTTCCATTGTGGAAGTTACAGATCGTTGTAATCTTACTTGCCCTACCTGCTATGCAATGTCCTCACCACATTATGGCAGCCATCGATCACTAGAGGAAATAGAAGCAATGTTCGATGTAATTGTAAAGAACGAGGGAGAGCCGGATGTTGTTCAGATTAGTGGGGGAGAACCGACAATTCATCCCGAATTTTTCAAAATAATGGACATTGCAAAGTCTAAACCGATAAAACACCTGATGCTGAACACAAATGGTGTAAGGATTGCCAATGATCCCGGATTTGCTGAAAAACTGGCCACATATGCTCCGGAATTTGAAGTTTATTTGCAGTTTGATTCGTTTAAACCAGAAGTATTACAGGATTTCCGTGGGAAAGATCTTACAGATGTTCGCATAAAGGCTCTGGAAAAACTAAATGAGCTCAACCTGTCTACGACATTGGTTGTGGTCCTGCAACAGGGAAAAAATGTAGATGAAATAGGTAAGATCATTGATTTTGCACTTAAACAGAAATGTGTACGTGGAATTACTTTTCAGCCGGTAGAAATTGCAGGCAGAAACAGAGACGATTCTGCACATGAGAAAATAACACTGACAGAAGTCCGCCAGGAAATACTTAATCAGTTTCCGGTACTAAATTCAGATGATATAATTCCTGTACCTTGTAACCCCGATGCTTTGGCAATGGGATATATTTTGAAGCTTCAGGGAGAAATAATTCCTTTAACCCGTTATATTAATCCTGCTGATTTACTGAATAACGAATCTAAAAATACAATTGTATATGAACAGGATGAAGGACTGAAAATGCAGCTGATTGATATTTTCAGTACAGGAATATCGGTAGATAAGGTACAGCCTAAAGTGAACCAGTTATTATGTTGTTTACCTGAAGTCTGCGCTCCGGAGATGGAATATGAAAATCTTTTCAGGATCATTATAATGAACTTTATGGATGCTCATGATTTTGATGTACGTGCAGTGAAAAAATCCTGTGTTCACATTGTAAACAAAGATTTGAAGCTGATACCTTTTGAAACTATGAACCTCTTTTATAGAGATCAGAAACAAGAATATTTAGAAGAACTTAGGAAAGATACAAGAGTATTATTCTAA